A window of Pseudomonas monteilii contains these coding sequences:
- a CDS encoding cytochrome c oxidase assembly protein: MTRTQKTVFTLFGLLALIVCVFAVRLTGGGQASTTELAQAGIILLPQGRDLPPLQMADQHGRPVALDQLKGAWSLVFFGYTYCPDICPTTLAQLRQIKRQLPQRTVDRLRIVLVSVDPARDTTAQLKQYLAYFDKDFLGVRGSIEDTRTLSNALSIPFVPADTRTPGYTVDHSGNLAIIGPDGRQRGFVRAPFDTDKLVARLPGLVEGE; the protein is encoded by the coding sequence ATGACCCGCACTCAGAAAACCGTCTTCACCCTCTTCGGCCTGCTGGCCTTGATCGTCTGTGTCTTCGCCGTCCGTTTGACCGGTGGTGGTCAGGCCAGCACCACCGAACTCGCCCAGGCCGGGATCATCCTGTTGCCCCAGGGCCGTGACCTGCCGCCGTTGCAGATGGCCGATCAGCACGGCCGACCGGTCGCGCTGGACCAGTTGAAAGGCGCCTGGTCGTTGGTGTTCTTTGGCTACACCTACTGCCCGGACATCTGCCCCACTACCCTGGCACAGCTTCGACAGATCAAGCGCCAGCTGCCGCAACGGACGGTCGATCGCCTGCGGATCGTGCTGGTCAGCGTCGATCCGGCACGCGACACCACGGCGCAGCTCAAGCAGTACCTCGCTTATTTCGACAAGGACTTTCTCGGCGTGCGGGGCTCGATCGAGGACACCCGCACCCTGTCGAACGCACTGAGCATCCCGTTCGTTCCGGCCGACACCCGGACCCCGGGCTACACCGTGGATCACAGCGGCAACCTGGCGATCATCGGGCCGGATGGACGTCAGCGCGGATTCGTGCGTGCGCCGTTCGACACGGACAAGCTGGTGGCGCGTCTGCCGGGGCTGGTGGAGGGGGAATGA
- a CDS encoding gamma carbonic anhydrase family protein, with protein sequence MAIRTFRQHTPQLGPRAFVDSSAIVLGDVAIGEDSSVWPLTVIRGDMHRIRIGARTSVQDGSVLHITHAGPFNPDGFPLLIGDEVTIGHKVMLHGCTLGNRILVGMGSTVMDGAVVEDDVIIGAGSLVPPGKRLESGYLYVGSPVRQARPLTDKERAFFSYSARNYVALKDQHLAEGYDAL encoded by the coding sequence ATGGCCATCCGGACCTTCCGGCAGCACACTCCCCAGTTGGGACCCCGCGCGTTCGTCGACAGTTCGGCCATCGTCCTGGGCGACGTGGCGATCGGCGAAGACAGCTCGGTCTGGCCTCTGACCGTGATCCGCGGCGACATGCACCGCATCCGCATCGGCGCGCGTACCAGCGTCCAGGATGGCAGCGTGCTGCACATCACCCACGCCGGCCCGTTCAACCCTGACGGCTTCCCGTTGCTGATCGGCGACGAGGTGACCATCGGCCACAAGGTGATGCTGCATGGCTGCACCTTGGGCAATCGCATCCTGGTCGGCATGGGCAGTACGGTCATGGACGGCGCGGTGGTCGAGGACGACGTGATCATCGGTGCCGGCAGCCTGGTGCCGCCAGGCAAGCGTCTGGAAAGCGGCTACCTGTACGTCGGCAGCCCGGTACGTCAGGCGCGGCCGTTGACCGACAAGGAGCGTGCCTTCTTCAGCTACAGCGCCCGCAACTACGTCGCGCTCAAGGACCAGCACCTGGCCGAAGGCTACGACGCGCTTTGA
- a CDS encoding LysR family transcriptional regulator: MAQDLPPLNALKAFEAAARLNSVSQAAQSLHVTHGAVSRQIKLLEEHLGVALFRKEGRGLKLTDAGERLLDASSEAFDRLRQVCAELGQAQDQAPFVLGCSGSLLARWFIPRLGRLEAELPDLRLHLSAGDGDADPRRTGLDAWLVFAEPPWPADMQVHVLAQERIGPVMSPYVKGSELLHQAPPERLLEERLLQTRSRPQAWPSWARQQHLDPARLTFGQDFEHLYYLLEAALAGLGVAIAPEPLVADDLRSGRLVAPWGFTPTTAVLSLWVPRRANDRRAERLAQWLRAELERRVD, translated from the coding sequence ATGGCCCAGGATCTTCCTCCGCTCAATGCGCTCAAGGCTTTCGAGGCCGCCGCACGGCTCAACAGCGTCAGCCAGGCGGCGCAATCCCTGCACGTCACCCATGGCGCGGTGAGCCGGCAGATCAAGCTGCTGGAAGAGCACCTGGGTGTCGCGCTGTTTCGCAAGGAAGGCCGTGGCCTCAAGCTCACGGATGCCGGTGAGCGTCTGCTCGATGCCAGCAGCGAAGCGTTCGACCGTCTGCGCCAGGTCTGTGCCGAACTGGGGCAGGCTCAGGACCAGGCGCCCTTCGTGCTGGGTTGCTCGGGCAGCCTGCTGGCACGCTGGTTCATCCCACGCCTGGGGCGCCTGGAGGCAGAACTGCCTGACCTGCGCCTGCATTTGTCCGCAGGCGATGGCGACGCCGATCCCCGGCGAACGGGCCTGGATGCCTGGCTGGTATTCGCCGAACCACCTTGGCCGGCGGACATGCAGGTGCACGTGCTGGCGCAGGAGCGTATCGGCCCTGTCATGAGCCCTTACGTGAAGGGTAGCGAGCTTCTGCATCAGGCCCCGCCCGAGCGGCTGCTCGAAGAGCGTCTGCTACAGACCCGCTCTCGGCCGCAGGCCTGGCCGAGCTGGGCACGGCAACAGCACCTCGACCCGGCCCGATTGACGTTCGGTCAGGATTTCGAACATTTGTATTATCTGCTGGAAGCGGCCCTGGCAGGGCTGGGTGTGGCGATCGCCCCTGAGCCATTGGTGGCGGACGACCTGCGCTCGGGCAGGTTGGTCGCGCCGTGGGGGTTCACACCGACCACGGCGGTCTTATCGCTGTGGGTGCCTCGGCGCGCCAATGACCGGCGCGCCGAACGCCTGGCGCAGTGGCTACGCGCCGAGCTGGAGCGACGGGTCGATTAA
- a CDS encoding SulP family inorganic anion transporter has protein sequence MNMTQMKAALPRELLASIVVFLVALPLCMGIAIASGMPPAKGLITGIIGGIVVGFLAGSPLQVSGPAAGLAVLVFELVRQHGIAMLGPILLVAGLLQLLAGRLRLGCWFRVTAPAVVYGMLAGIGVLIVLSQVHVMFDTAPQPSGMQNLLGFPSTLATALPVEHGSGAWQAGLLGLGTIALMWGWERWRPQRLRFVPGALLGVATMTVISMLLALPVNRVEVPTDLSQAIDWLRLDDLFKLADPSLLMAAVALAFIASAETLLSAAAVDRMHSGPRSDFDRELSAQGIGNMLCGILGALPMTGVIVRSSANVQAGAKTRASAILHGVWLLAFVVVLSSVLQQIPVASLAGVLVYTGVKLVDFKALRGLQRYGRSPVLIYAATALAIVFSDLLTGVLLGFALTLLKLAFKAARLKINLVDLPEPGHKELRLSGAATFLKVPALTQVLESVPAGTTLHVPLTHLNYIDHACLELLEDWGRANKAMGTRLMIEQRGLKRRTEGRLRTAARA, from the coding sequence GTGAACATGACACAGATGAAAGCGGCCCTGCCGCGTGAGCTGTTGGCGTCGATAGTGGTCTTTCTGGTCGCCCTGCCCTTGTGCATGGGCATCGCCATCGCTTCGGGCATGCCGCCGGCCAAAGGGCTGATCACCGGCATCATCGGCGGTATCGTGGTGGGCTTTCTGGCCGGCTCGCCCCTGCAGGTGAGCGGGCCGGCCGCGGGCCTGGCAGTCCTGGTCTTCGAGCTGGTGCGCCAGCACGGGATCGCCATGCTGGGGCCGATCCTGCTGGTGGCAGGCCTGCTGCAACTGCTGGCCGGTCGCCTGCGCCTGGGCTGCTGGTTCAGGGTCACGGCGCCGGCCGTGGTCTACGGCATGCTGGCCGGGATCGGTGTGCTGATCGTGCTTTCCCAGGTGCATGTGATGTTCGACACGGCGCCGCAGCCTTCGGGCATGCAGAACCTGCTGGGCTTCCCGTCCACGCTGGCCACCGCATTGCCGGTGGAGCACGGCAGCGGCGCCTGGCAAGCGGGCTTGCTGGGACTGGGGACCATCGCCCTGATGTGGGGTTGGGAACGTTGGCGGCCGCAGCGCCTGCGCTTCGTCCCGGGCGCCTTGCTCGGGGTGGCCACGATGACAGTGATCAGCATGCTGCTGGCGTTGCCGGTCAACCGTGTCGAGGTGCCGACCGACCTGTCGCAGGCCATCGACTGGCTGCGCCTGGACGATCTGTTCAAACTTGCCGATCCCAGCCTGCTGATGGCGGCCGTGGCGCTCGCCTTCATCGCCAGCGCCGAGACCCTGCTGTCGGCGGCGGCCGTGGACCGCATGCACAGCGGGCCGCGGTCGGACTTCGACCGCGAGCTGTCGGCGCAAGGTATCGGCAACATGCTGTGCGGCATTCTGGGTGCCCTGCCGATGACCGGGGTGATCGTGCGCAGCTCGGCGAACGTGCAGGCCGGTGCCAAGACGCGGGCGTCGGCGATCCTGCACGGCGTCTGGCTGTTGGCGTTCGTGGTGGTGCTGAGCAGCGTGCTGCAGCAGATTCCGGTGGCCAGCCTGGCAGGCGTGCTGGTCTATACCGGCGTCAAGCTGGTGGACTTCAAGGCCCTGCGTGGCCTGCAGCGCTATGGTCGCTCGCCGGTGCTGATCTATGCCGCGACCGCCTTGGCCATCGTCTTCAGCGACCTGCTGACCGGCGTGCTGCTGGGCTTTGCCTTGACCCTGCTCAAGCTGGCCTTCAAGGCGGCGCGGCTGAAGATCAACCTGGTGGACCTGCCAGAGCCTGGGCACAAGGAGCTGCGGTTGAGTGGCGCGGCCACCTTCCTGAAGGTGCCTGCCCTGACCCAGGTGCTGGAAAGCGTGCCGGCGGGTACCACCTTGCACGTACCCCTGACCCACCTGAACTACATCGACCACGCCTGCCTGGAGCTGCTCGAGGACTGGGGTCGGGCGAACAAGGCGATGGGGACCCGGCTGATGATCGAGCAGCGCGGACTGAAACGCCGGACCGAAGGACGGCTGCGCACGGCCGCACGGGCATGA
- a CDS encoding carbonate dehydratase, translated as MPVKDPSKPAPTVPVESADAALKQIVDGFLRFHHEVFPEQEALFKKLATAQKPRAMFITCADSRIVPELITQSSPGDLFVTRNVGNVVPPYGQMNGGVSTAIEYAVMALGVHHIIICGHSDCGAMRAVLNPQSLEKMPTVKAWLRHAEVARTVVEDNCSCGTEHESMQVLTKENVIAQLHHLRTHPSVASRLAAGQLYIHGWIYDIETSRIEAYDATTDSFLPLGEGDTVPCATPRGRY; from the coding sequence ATGCCCGTCAAGGACCCATCCAAGCCGGCTCCGACCGTACCGGTCGAGAGCGCCGATGCCGCCCTGAAGCAGATCGTCGACGGCTTCCTGCGCTTCCACCACGAAGTGTTCCCGGAGCAGGAGGCGTTGTTCAAGAAGCTCGCCACCGCCCAGAAGCCGCGCGCCATGTTCATCACCTGCGCCGATTCGCGCATCGTGCCTGAACTGATCACCCAGAGCTCGCCCGGCGACCTGTTCGTCACCCGCAACGTGGGTAACGTCGTTCCCCCCTATGGCCAGATGAATGGCGGCGTCTCCACGGCGATCGAATACGCCGTGATGGCACTCGGTGTTCATCACATCATCATCTGTGGCCACTCCGATTGCGGTGCCATGCGCGCGGTGCTCAACCCGCAGTCGCTGGAGAAGATGCCGACCGTCAAGGCCTGGTTGCGCCATGCCGAAGTCGCCCGTACCGTGGTCGAGGACAACTGCTCCTGCGGTACCGAGCATGAAAGCATGCAGGTACTGACCAAGGAAAACGTCATCGCCCAGCTGCACCATCTGCGCACCCACCCCTCGGTCGCTTCGCGCCTGGCCGCAGGACAGCTGTACATCCACGGCTGGATCTACGACATCGAGACCAGCCGTATCGAGGCCTACGATGCCACCACCGACAGCTTCCTGCCGTTGGGCGAAGGCGACACCGTGCCTTGTGCCACCCCGAGAGGGCGCTACTGA
- a CDS encoding osmotically inducible protein OsmC, with product MKKTASAHWQGGLKDGKGYISTQSGALKDNAYGFNTRFEDTPGTNPEELIGAAHAGCFSMAFSMILGEAGFTPDSIDTKAEVTLEKQSDGFAITAVHLVLQAKVPGVDEQKFQELANKAKEGCPVSKVLNATISLDATLQQ from the coding sequence ATGAAAAAGACAGCATCGGCACACTGGCAAGGCGGTCTGAAGGATGGCAAGGGATACATCTCCACGCAAAGTGGTGCGCTCAAAGACAACGCCTACGGCTTCAACACCCGTTTCGAAGACACGCCAGGCACCAACCCGGAAGAGCTGATCGGTGCCGCCCATGCCGGCTGCTTCTCGATGGCCTTCTCGATGATTCTCGGCGAAGCCGGCTTCACGCCCGACAGCATCGACACCAAGGCTGAAGTGACGCTGGAAAAACAGTCGGATGGCTTTGCCATTACCGCCGTGCACCTGGTGCTCCAGGCCAAGGTGCCAGGTGTCGACGAGCAGAAATTCCAGGAACTGGCCAACAAGGCCAAGGAAGGCTGCCCAGTCTCCAAGGTCCTGAACGCCACGATCAGCCTGGACGCGACGCTGCAGCAGTGA
- a CDS encoding dodecin flavoprotein codes for MSDHHTYKLVELVGSSTTSIEDAIHHALDEAGKSIENMEWFEVTETRGHIQDGKVGHFQVSLKVGFRIIAS; via the coding sequence ATGTCGGACCATCACACCTACAAGCTCGTTGAACTGGTCGGCTCGTCCACCACCAGCATCGAAGACGCCATCCATCACGCCCTGGACGAAGCCGGCAAATCCATCGAGAACATGGAATGGTTCGAAGTGACCGAAACCCGTGGTCACATCCAGGACGGCAAGGTCGGGCATTTCCAGGTATCGCTCAAGGTCGGCTTCCGCATCATCGCCAGCTGA
- a CDS encoding HAD family hydrolase, whose product MHQHTILFDLDGTLTDPRLGITRSIQHALARLGIDEPDLTRLEPFIGPPLLQAFMQFYGFDEAKAWDAVNHYRERFRVTGLYENQVFEGIPALLSTLAGQGRTLYIATSKPWEFAREIARHFAFDRHFKMIYGSELDGTRTDKVELIRHLLDEERLDPAQTLMIGDRKHDLIGARSNGLQSVAVGYGFGSREELLAESPDFHFETLAQLHAAFLQGHDV is encoded by the coding sequence ATGCATCAGCACACGATCCTGTTCGACCTCGACGGCACGCTCACCGACCCGCGCCTGGGCATCACCCGCTCCATCCAGCATGCGCTGGCCAGGCTCGGCATCGACGAGCCCGACCTGACCCGCCTCGAGCCTTTCATCGGGCCGCCCCTGCTGCAGGCGTTCATGCAGTTCTACGGGTTCGACGAGGCCAAGGCCTGGGACGCGGTGAACCACTACCGCGAACGCTTCAGGGTCACCGGGCTGTACGAGAACCAGGTCTTCGAAGGCATACCTGCGCTGCTCTCGACCTTGGCCGGGCAGGGCCGCACCCTGTACATCGCCACGTCCAAGCCATGGGAATTCGCGCGCGAGATCGCCCGGCACTTCGCCTTCGATCGACACTTCAAGATGATCTACGGCAGCGAACTGGACGGCACGCGTACCGACAAGGTCGAACTGATCCGCCATCTGCTCGACGAGGAGCGCCTGGACCCGGCCCAGACCTTGATGATCGGCGATCGCAAGCATGACCTGATCGGCGCGCGCAGCAATGGCCTGCAGTCGGTGGCGGTCGGCTATGGGTTCGGCAGCCGCGAGGAATTGCTGGCCGAGTCCCCGGACTTCCACTTCGAGACGCTGGCACAGCTGCATGCGGCGTTCCTGCAGGGTCACGACGTTTAG
- a CDS encoding DNA-binding protein, whose product MSEVTVSKTKKRFIAGAVCPACSEADKLKMWDEDGVPHRECVACGFSDTLNEQGLSVPKELGTRVNHLSPKAPAKAQTVQTVQFFPNPKLKKSDS is encoded by the coding sequence GTGAGCGAGGTGACCGTGAGCAAGACCAAGAAGCGTTTCATCGCCGGGGCCGTCTGCCCGGCGTGCAGCGAGGCCGACAAGCTGAAGATGTGGGATGAGGACGGCGTACCGCACCGCGAATGCGTGGCGTGCGGTTTTTCCGACACCCTCAACGAACAAGGCTTGTCGGTACCCAAGGAGCTGGGGACGCGGGTCAACCATTTGTCGCCAAAGGCCCCGGCCAAGGCGCAGACGGTCCAGACCGTGCAGTTCTTCCCCAACCCGAAGCTGAAGAAATCCGATAGCTGA
- a CDS encoding tryptophan synthase subunit beta (catalyzes the formation of L-tryptophan from L-serine and 1-(indol-3-yl)glycerol 3-phosphate), translating to MTQTHYRAGPDANGLFGSFGGRYVAETLMPLVLDLAREYEAAKADPAFLEELAYFQRDYIGRPNPLYFAERLTEHCGGAKIYFKREELNHTGAHKVNNCIGQVLLAKRMGKKRLIAETGAGMHGVATATVAARFGLPCVIYMGATDIERQQANVFRMKLLGAEIVPVTAGTGTLKDAMNEALRDWVTNVDDTFYLIGTVAGPHPYPAMVRDFQSIIGKETRAQLQEKEGRLPDSLIACVGGGSNAMGLFHEFLDDPSVRIIGVEAGGHGVTTDKHAASLNGGVPGVLHGNRTYLLQDDDGQITDAHSISAGLDYPGIGPEHAHLHEVKRVEYVSITDDEALQAFHTCCRLEGIIPALESAHAVAEALRIAPSLPKDYLMVICLSGRGDKDMHTVMNHMAAQETVA from the coding sequence ATGACCCAGACCCATTACCGCGCCGGCCCCGATGCGAACGGCCTGTTCGGCTCGTTCGGCGGCCGTTATGTCGCCGAAACCCTGATGCCCCTGGTACTGGACCTGGCACGCGAGTACGAGGCGGCCAAGGCCGATCCGGCGTTTCTCGAGGAGCTGGCCTACTTCCAGCGTGACTACATCGGCCGTCCCAATCCGCTGTACTTCGCCGAGCGCCTGACCGAGCATTGCGGCGGCGCCAAGATCTACTTCAAGCGCGAAGAGCTCAACCACACCGGCGCGCACAAGGTGAACAACTGCATCGGCCAGGTGCTGCTGGCCAAGCGCATGGGCAAGAAGCGTCTGATCGCCGAGACCGGCGCGGGCATGCACGGCGTGGCCACCGCCACCGTCGCGGCACGCTTCGGCCTGCCCTGTGTGATCTACATGGGCGCCACCGACATCGAGCGCCAACAGGCCAACGTCTTTCGCATGAAGCTGCTGGGTGCCGAGATCGTACCGGTCACTGCCGGCACCGGCACGCTCAAGGATGCGATGAACGAGGCCCTGCGCGACTGGGTCACCAACGTCGACGACACCTTCTACCTCATCGGCACCGTGGCCGGCCCACACCCTTACCCGGCCATGGTCCGCGACTTCCAGTCGATCATCGGCAAGGAAACCCGCGCCCAGTTGCAGGAGAAGGAAGGGCGCCTGCCCGACAGCCTGATCGCCTGCGTGGGCGGCGGCTCCAATGCCATGGGCCTGTTCCACGAATTCCTCGACGACCCGAGCGTGCGCATCATCGGCGTGGAAGCCGGTGGCCACGGCGTGACCACCGACAAGCATGCCGCCAGCCTTAACGGCGGCGTACCCGGCGTGCTGCACGGCAACCGCACCTACCTGCTGCAGGACGACGACGGGCAGATCACCGATGCCCACTCGATCTCGGCCGGTCTGGACTACCCCGGTATCGGCCCCGAGCATGCCCACCTGCACGAAGTGAAGCGCGTCGAGTACGTCAGCATCACCGACGACGAAGCCCTGCAGGCCTTCCACACCTGCTGCCGGCTCGAGGGCATCATCCCTGCCCTGGAGAGTGCCCACGCCGTGGCCGAAGCCCTGCGTATCGCCCCCTCGCTGCCCAAGGATTACCTGATGGTCATCTGCCTGTCCGGGCGTGGCGACAAAGACATGCACACCGTGATGAACCACATGGCCGCCCAGGAGACCGTGGCATGA
- a CDS encoding oligopeptidase A, whose protein sequence is MSANNPLLQSYDLPPFSAIRAEHVLPAIEQILADNRAAIARILETQGQHPTWAGLVLAMDELNDRLGAAWSPVSHLNAVCNSAELREAYESCLPALSAYSTELGQNRALFDAYQALANSPEAAGFDVAQTTTLEHALRDFRLSGIDLPADKQQRYAEVQSTLSELGSRFSNQLLDATQAWTKHVTDEALLDGLTESAKGQMAAAAQAKDLDGWLITLEFPSYYAVMTYAANRALREEVYAAYSTRASDQGPNAGQFDNGPVMRQILDLRQELAELLGYANFAELSLATKMAESSDQVLSFLRDLAHRSKPFAAQDLAELKAYAQEQGCADLSSWDVGYYGEKLREQRYSVSQEALRAYFPIDKVLSGLFAIVQRLYGIEIKELDGFDRWHPEVRLFEISEHGQHVGRFFFDLYARANKRGGAWMDGARDRRRTAAGELQSPVANLVCNFTPASPGQPALLTHDEVTTLFHEFGHGLHHLLTRIEHAGVSGINGVAWDAVELPSQFMENWCWEPEGLALISGHYQTGEALPQDLLEKMLAAKNFQSGLMMVRQLEFSLFDFELHASHGDGRSVLEVLEGVRDEVSVMRPPAYNRFPNSFAHIFAGGYAAGYYSYKWAEVLSADAFSRFEEDGVLNAETGRAFREAILARGGSREPMVLFVDFRGREPSIDALMRHSGLSEDAAA, encoded by the coding sequence GTGAGTGCGAACAACCCGCTCCTGCAGTCCTACGACCTGCCGCCCTTCTCGGCGATCCGCGCCGAACACGTGCTGCCGGCGATCGAGCAGATCCTGGCCGACAACCGCGCCGCCATCGCCCGGATCCTCGAGACGCAAGGCCAGCACCCGACCTGGGCCGGCCTGGTCCTGGCCATGGATGAACTCAACGATCGGCTCGGCGCGGCCTGGAGCCCGGTCAGCCACCTCAATGCGGTGTGCAACAGCGCCGAGCTGCGCGAAGCCTACGAGTCCTGCCTGCCGGCATTGAGCGCCTATTCCACCGAGCTGGGTCAGAACCGTGCCCTGTTCGACGCCTACCAAGCGCTGGCCAACAGCCCTGAAGCCGCTGGGTTCGACGTGGCACAGACCACCACCCTCGAACACGCCCTGCGCGACTTCCGCCTCTCGGGCATCGACCTGCCGGCGGACAAGCAGCAGCGCTATGCCGAGGTGCAGAGCACGCTCAGCGAACTGGGCAGCCGTTTTTCCAACCAGTTGCTCGACGCCACCCAGGCCTGGACCAAGCACGTCACCGACGAGGCGCTGCTCGACGGCCTGACCGAGTCGGCCAAGGGCCAGATGGCCGCGGCCGCCCAGGCCAAGGACCTGGACGGCTGGCTGATCACCCTGGAATTCCCCAGCTACTACGCCGTGATGACGTACGCCGCCAATCGCGCCCTGCGTGAAGAAGTCTATGCAGCCTACAGCACCCGCGCCTCGGACCAGGGCCCCAACGCCGGGCAATTCGACAACGGTCCGGTGATGCGCCAGATCCTCGACCTGCGCCAGGAACTGGCCGAGCTGCTCGGGTATGCCAACTTCGCCGAGCTGAGCCTGGCCACCAAGATGGCCGAGTCCAGCGACCAGGTGCTGAGCTTCCTGCGCGACCTGGCGCACCGCAGCAAGCCGTTCGCGGCCCAGGACCTGGCCGAACTGAAGGCGTACGCCCAGGAACAGGGCTGTGCGGACCTGAGCAGCTGGGACGTCGGCTACTATGGCGAGAAGCTGCGCGAGCAACGCTACAGCGTGTCGCAGGAAGCCCTGCGCGCGTACTTCCCGATCGACAAGGTGCTGTCGGGCCTGTTCGCCATCGTGCAGCGCCTGTATGGCATCGAGATCAAGGAACTGGACGGTTTCGACCGCTGGCATCCAGAGGTGCGCCTGTTCGAGATCAGCGAGCACGGTCAGCACGTCGGGCGTTTCTTCTTCGACCTCTATGCCCGCGCCAACAAGCGTGGCGGTGCCTGGATGGATGGTGCCCGCGATCGTCGCCGCACCGCCGCTGGCGAGCTGCAGAGCCCGGTGGCCAACCTGGTGTGCAACTTTACCCCCGCTTCGCCAGGCCAGCCTGCGCTGCTGACCCACGATGAAGTGACCACCCTGTTCCACGAGTTCGGCCATGGCTTGCACCATTTGCTGACCCGCATCGAGCATGCCGGTGTATCAGGCATCAATGGCGTGGCCTGGGACGCCGTCGAGCTGCCGAGCCAGTTCATGGAGAACTGGTGCTGGGAGCCTGAGGGCCTGGCGCTGATCTCCGGCCACTACCAGACCGGCGAAGCCCTGCCGCAGGACCTGCTGGAGAAGATGCTGGCGGCAAAGAACTTCCAGTCCGGCCTGATGATGGTGCGTCAGCTGGAGTTCTCGCTGTTCGACTTCGAACTGCACGCCAGCCATGGCGATGGTCGCAGCGTGCTGGAGGTGCTCGAGGGCGTACGCGACGAAGTGTCGGTGATGCGGCCGCCAGCCTACAACCGCTTCCCCAACAGCTTTGCGCACATCTTCGCCGGTGGTTACGCGGCGGGGTACTACAGCTACAAGTGGGCCGAAGTGCTGTCGGCCGACGCCTTCTCGCGCTTCGAGGAAGACGGTGTGCTGAACGCCGAGACCGGGCGGGCGTTCCGTGAAGCCATCCTGGCTCGCGGCGGTTCGCGTGAGCCGATGGTATTGTTCGTCGATTTCCGTGGCCGTGAGCCGTCCATCGATGCGCTGATGCGCCACAGTGGCCTGAGCGAAGACGCCGCGGCGTGA
- a CDS encoding aminopeptidase, whose product MLRSSLAALDRFLVRFVPLLACGLIAGCSSASYYGQLAQGQWQLLRARTPITQVIDDPATDPTLRQRLIQAEEARVFASDHLKLPDNRSYRVYADLGRRFVVWNVFATPALSLHPVTHCFPIAGCVAYRGYYSQDSARGAAALMRQQGLDVYVGGVEAYSTLGWFDDPILSTMTGWGDERLATLIFHELSHQRVYVKDDTEFNESYATFVEQEGSRQWRRARGLAPVPEGERGQREAFVQLVLASRERLQALYDSPLDAEGKRRGKQAEFERLRRDYRQLRDSQWGGVGRYDAWIEGPLNNATLLPFGLYDRWVPAFEALYRQAAGDWACFHQRVQALGRLPPAARHQALAALAASAPP is encoded by the coding sequence CTGCTGCGTTCGAGCCTTGCGGCACTCGACCGTTTCCTGGTGCGGTTTGTTCCCCTGCTGGCCTGCGGACTGATCGCCGGTTGCTCCAGTGCGTCGTACTATGGGCAGCTGGCCCAGGGGCAATGGCAGCTGCTTCGTGCCCGGACGCCGATCACGCAGGTGATCGACGATCCTGCGACGGACCCGACCTTGCGCCAGCGCCTGATACAGGCCGAAGAGGCGCGCGTGTTCGCCAGCGACCACTTGAAGCTGCCGGACAACCGCAGCTACCGGGTCTATGCCGACCTGGGCCGTCGATTCGTGGTCTGGAACGTGTTCGCCACCCCGGCCCTGTCCCTGCACCCGGTCACCCACTGCTTCCCGATCGCCGGGTGCGTGGCCTACCGCGGCTACTACAGCCAGGACAGTGCCCGGGGGGCCGCCGCGCTGATGCGCCAGCAAGGGTTGGATGTCTACGTGGGCGGTGTCGAAGCCTATTCGACGCTGGGCTGGTTCGACGATCCGATCCTGTCGACCATGACCGGCTGGGGTGACGAACGCCTGGCCACGCTGATCTTTCATGAACTGTCGCACCAGCGCGTCTACGTGAAGGACGACACTGAATTCAACGAGTCCTATGCCACCTTCGTCGAGCAGGAAGGCAGCCGGCAGTGGCGTCGCGCACGGGGCCTGGCGCCTGTGCCCGAGGGCGAGCGAGGTCAGCGTGAAGCCTTTGTCCAGTTGGTGCTGGCCAGTCGCGAGCGCTTGCAGGCCTTGTACGACAGCCCGCTGGATGCCGAGGGCAAGCGCCGGGGCAAACAGGCCGAATTCGAGCGGCTACGCCGCGACTACCGCCAACTGCGCGACAGCCAATGGGGCGGCGTGGGCCGGTACGACGCCTGGATCGAAGGCCCACTGAACAACGCCACGCTCCTGCCCTTCGGGCTCTACGACCGCTGGGTTCCGGCCTTCGAGGCGTTGTACCGCCAGGCAGCGGGCGACTGGGCATGCTTCCACCAGCGCGTGCAGGCCCTCGGGCGCCTGCCGCCAGCGGCGCGACACCAGGCGTTAGCGGCCCTGGCCGCCAGCGCCCCGCCCTGA